One window from the genome of Eucalyptus grandis isolate ANBG69807.140 chromosome 7, ASM1654582v1, whole genome shotgun sequence encodes:
- the LOC120295433 gene encoding transcription termination factor MTERF2, chloroplastic-like: MFNVSVKNLFLFAQKRSLATLATLLEPPKSSSSSCSSSPLIDYLVKSLDLPLESAVSISQRLRAHRNGVERADSVVGFLRSSGFGKAQIAKLVTNGPTLLRSNVESNLKPKLEYFREIGLSQSVLLGAIAGNSSFFGRSLNSFYKPQIDFLMKCLRTSTALDIAIKRCSWLLTVDRRYTLEPNIDLLMREGVRFDDVVLLMLYQPKTLVMKVEKMAAFVESVKGLGMEPSSPKFIHGLRVMLSMKESTWREKVENFKSLGWSQEECRSMFARRPLCLALSGENIRRTVDFYLNTASIAREVIVGQPVLLKYSVEKRLRPRHSVITVLQSKGLLKKRNSIVVPFKISEKSFLEKYVMKHLEQVPHLMEIYRASAAA; encoded by the coding sequence ATGTTCAACGTTTCGGTTAAAAATCTCTTCTTGTTCGCCCAAAAACGCTCTCTGGCAACCTTGGCCACCCTCCTTGAACCTCCGAaatcgtcttcgtcttcgtgcTCTTCGTCGCCGTTGATTGATTATCTCGTGAAATCGCTCGATCTTCCTTTGGAATCTGCTGTTTCCATCTCCCAGAGACTCCGTGCCCACCGAAATGGCGTCGAAAGAGCCGATTCCGTGGTTGGGTTCCTGCGTTCCTCCGGATTCGGCAAAGCGCAGATCGCGAAATTGGTCACCAATGGACCGACGCTCCTCCGGTCGAATGTGGAATCGAATCTCAAGCCCAAGTTGGAGTATTTCCGCGAGATTGGGTTATCACAATCGGTCTTGCTCGGTGCCATAGCTGGGAACAGTAGCTTCTTTGGTAGAAGCTTGAATTCGTTCTATAAGCCGCAGATTGATTTCCTCATGAAGTGTCTGAGGACCTCCACCGCGTTGGATATTGCGATCAAGCGCTGTTCTTGGCTTTTGACTGTCGACCGCAGATATACTTTGGAACCTAATATCGATCTCTTGATGAGGGAGGGAGTGAGATTCGATGATGTAGTGCTTCTGATGCTCTATCAACCTAAGACATTAGTGATGAAGGTTGAGAAGATGGCTGCTTTTGTTGAATCCGTTAAAGGTCTTGGAATGGAACCGTCCTCTCCGAAATTCATACATGGTCTCAGGGTGATGTTGTCCATGAAGGAGTCGACTTGGCGTGAGAAGGTAGAGAATTTCAAGAGTTTGGGTTGGTCTCAAGAGGAGTGCCGGTCCATGTTTGCTCGTCGCCCGCTCTGTTTGGCTCTTTCCGGAGAGAATATTAGGAGGACAGTGGATTTTTATCTAAATACCGCGTCAATAGCTCGGGAGGTTATTGTCGGTCAGCCTGTACTTCTTAAGTATTCAGTAGAGAAGAGGCTTCGACCAAGGCATAGTGTGATTACGGTTCTGCAGTCCAAGGGTCTCCTTAAGAAGCGGAATTCTATTGTAGTACCGTTTAAAATATCCGAGAAGTCGTTCTTGGAGAAGTACGTGATGAAGCACCTGGAACAAGTTCCGCATCTGATGGAGATATACAGGGCATCTGCCGCCGCATGA